ACACCATTTTAATTGAAAGGGGTAGGCCGAAAACCGATTTAGAGTAGGCAACAAATCATATAAGATGAAAAATTTAGCAATCCTTACTATCCTTGTGGCATTTGCTCTAAATGCCTGTACCCAAGATTCTTTTACTGAAAAGACCTTCCATGACTTTATAGCGAAAAATGAAGATCAGATGTTTTTATCAGACAATACCGATAAAAACTTCGTGTTTATAGCTGGTAGTGGGTGGAAATTAGGCATTACAGATTTTATTGAGCAAAGCTCAAATATGACAATTAAAAATGAGTTTTCAGATCTAACCGTAAATCAATCAGGTGGTACGGCAATCGTTTCGGGGATTATCGACCAAAAGATTGCTCAAAAAGAGAATCCTTCGGATGTTTTTGAATACAAAGGGGTATTTACGGCCGTTTATGCATCCCAAAATAATAAGTGGGTATTAATGTCCTGGCAACATTCTGATTATAGGCCGGAAGGTTCTTTTACCGAAAAGACTTTCCATGAACTTATGGCTAAGACTGAAGATCGGATGTTTACATTAGAAAATACCGATGAAAACTTTGTGTTTATTACAGGTAATGGCCAGAAAATGGGTCGTACAGAGTTAAAGGAATTAACTTCAACGATGGCCGTTATTAATGAGTTTTCAGATGTAACCGTAAATCAATCAGGTGCTACTGTAATAGTTTCGGGTCTGATCGACCAAAAAATAAGTCAAAAAGAAAACCCTGCAGGTGCTTGGAATTACAAAGGAGTATTTACGGCCGTTTATGCAGCCCAAAACAATAATTGGGTACTCATGTCCTGGCAGCATTCCGATTATAAGCCGAATGACTGATCGATCAAAATAGTCAATCTTTATTTATGGAAATCAAGGATAAATTGACTTCATAGGATAGGTGGACTAAAAAGTATGAAAATAAAGTAGGGATGTGTGTTTTTTTGCATAAATAAAATTTAAAATAACATCAGCTAAAAAAAGCAAAATTTAAGTATTTTATTCTACAATAAGATATTAATCAATAATATTATTTTGTTTTTGTGAATTAATATCTATATTTCTTCTTATTAATTTCTTGCAAAAACTCGCCATGTCAAACCACTAACCAATTGCACCATGTTAAAGAAAATCATTTTCGGAATTCTTCTTCTATTGATTGTAGTCATTGGAGGAATGTTTGTTTATGTCCAATTGAATTGGAATAAAACCTATGATATCCCATACCCAAATCTTCAGGTCAGTACTGACTCTACTGTGATCGAAAGGGGAAAATACCTGGTTCACGGACCTGCCCATTGTTCCAACTGCCATGTTTCCAGCGTTGCGGAAATGATAGCGGCAGATGCCGGGGAAAATATCCCGTTAAAAGGTGGGACATCATTCCCTTTGGGACCGATGGGCACCATTTATCCGAGAAATTTAACGCCCGACCCAACCACGGGTATAGGAAGATATTCTGATGGAGAACTCTTTAGAATGATGCGCCATGCGGTCAAACCTGATGGTACGGCCACTTTATCCGTGCTGATGCCTTTTTGGGATATGGCAGATGAAGACCTGATTGCAGTGGTATCCTATTTGAGAACCTTGGACCCTGTAAAAAATGAGGTACCGGATAACGATTGGTCTTTTATGGGTAAAGCAGTTCGGATAATCGCTTCCTCTTTTCAGCCGATTGAAAAACCCTCACCGCCTTCTTTTGCCCCCCCAATGGCAGCTACCATTGAGCGGGGTGAATACCTCTCCAGGT
This window of the Aquiflexum balticum DSM 16537 genome carries:
- a CDS encoding nuclear transport factor 2 family protein, which produces MKNLAILTILVAFALNACTQDSFTEKTFHDFIAKNEDQMFLSDNTDKNFVFIAGSGWKLGITDFIEQSSNMTIKNEFSDLTVNQSGGTAIVSGIIDQKIAQKENPSDVFEYKGVFTAVYASQNNKWVLMSWQHSDYRPEGSFTEKTFHELMAKTEDRMFTLENTDENFVFITGNGQKMGRTELKELTSTMAVINEFSDVTVNQSGATVIVSGLIDQKISQKENPAGAWNYKGVFTAVYAAQNNNWVLMSWQHSDYKPND
- a CDS encoding cytochrome c, whose product is MLKKIIFGILLLLIVVIGGMFVYVQLNWNKTYDIPYPNLQVSTDSTVIERGKYLVHGPAHCSNCHVSSVAEMIAADAGENIPLKGGTSFPLGPMGTIYPRNLTPDPTTGIGRYSDGELFRMMRHAVKPDGTATLSVLMPFWDMADEDLIAVVSYLRTLDPVKNEVPDNDWSFMGKAVRIIASSFQPIEKPSPPSFAPPMAATIERGEYLSRYVANCVGCHTNRDPMTFEATGPEYAGGMEFEPWPEFALAVGGDPEVWTRTPNITPHPNSALSKFKTVEEWKARFRQGRIINISQMHWGPFSRMTDEDLEALYLYLSSLEPQDYDPGELMFKK